Below is a window of Candidatus Krumholzibacteriia bacterium DNA.
GTCGGCCTTCGCGGAGCACCTGCCCGTGCCGTCGCTGATCGAACGCTTCGTCCCCGCGCGCAAGGAGCTCGGGGTGCTCGTCGTGCGCGGCCGTGACGGTGACACCCGCGTCTACCCCCCCGTCGAGATGGCCTTCCGGCCGGGCGAGAACGTCCTGGAGATGCTGCTCGCGCCCGCGGCGGTGCCCGGGACCGTGGTCGAGGAAGCCAACCGGGTCGCCATCGACACGGTCGAGGCCCTCGACGGCGTGGGCGTGTTCGGCGTGGAGATGTTCTGGGCCGAGAACGGAAGTCTGCTGGTGAACGAGGTCGCGCCGCGCACGCACAACTCCGGTCACCACACGATCGAGACCTGTGTCACCGATCAGTTCGAACAGCACGTCCGCGCGGTCCTGGGCCTGCCGCTCGGCTCGACCGAACTCGAGCGCCCCGCCGCGATGATCAATCTGCTGGGCGCACCGGGAGCGACGGGGCCTCCCGTGATCGAGGGCCTCGAGTCCGCCCTGGCGATCCCCGGCGTCTGCGTGCACTTGTACGGCAAGGCCGTCACCAAGCCCCACCGCAAGATGGGCCACGTGACCGTGGTCGACACCGATCTCGAACGCGCGCGCACCAAGGCGGAGCGTGTGCGCCAACTCGTACGGATCACCGCGGAGGACCCGAAGTGAACGAACCCGTCGTGGGAATCATCATGGGCAGCGATTCGGACCTGTCCGTCATGCGGGGCGCGGCCGAGATGCTCGCCCATCTCGAGGTACCCTACGAGATGACCATCGTCTCGGCGCACCGCACCCCGGACCGCCTGTACGAGTACGCGCAGACGGCCGTCGAGCGTGACCTTCGGGTGATCGTCGCCGGCGCCGGTGGCGCGGCCCACC
It encodes the following:
- a CDS encoding 5-(carboxyamino)imidazole ribonucleotide synthase, which codes for MTDAHSYPVARLGFVGGGQLARMMIPAAKRLGCTCLVLDPTPDAPAGQMADRQIVGNFHDPSRLAELAAASDVLTFDLEDIDAEALIELETRGTRIVPAPDLLRSIQDKLHQKRRLHDAGIPTAAFEAVDAATPEQFERFGYPLVQKARRGGYDGRGVVVMRDASAFAEHLPVPSLIERFVPARKELGVLVVRGRDGDTRVYPPVEMAFRPGENVLEMLLAPAAVPGTVVEEANRVAIDTVEALDGVGVFGVEMFWAENGSLLVNEVAPRTHNSGHHTIETCVTDQFEQHVRAVLGLPLGSTELERPAAMINLLGAPGATGPPVIEGLESALAIPGVCVHLYGKAVTKPHRKMGHVTVVDTDLERARTKAERVRQLVRITAEDPK
- the purE gene encoding 5-(carboxyamino)imidazole ribonucleotide mutase yields the protein MGSDSDLSVMRGAAEMLAHLEVPYEMTIVSAHRTPDRLYEYAQTAVERDLRVIVAGAGGAAHLPGMVASLTPLPVIGVPVKSSALNGQDSLLSIVQMPAGVPVAT